Proteins from a genomic interval of Lycium ferocissimum isolate CSIRO_LF1 chromosome 2, AGI_CSIRO_Lferr_CH_V1, whole genome shotgun sequence:
- the LOC132039497 gene encoding glycosyltransferase BC10-like isoform X2, translating into MTKNSMSVRNVLWLWWKLVVVVSLTLCVLAFLKLQSYSLSDSEQLSFSSTSSISRRSRAVDDYIGNPKVAFLFLVRRDLPLDFLWGSFFENADTGNFSIYIHSEPGFVFDESTTRSSFFYDRQLTNSIKVAWGESSMIRAEKLLLGAALDDPANQRFVLLSDSCVPLYNFSFIYNYLIASPRSFVDSFLDKKDGRYNPKMSPYIPMSKWRKGSQWITLIRKHAEVVADDDAVFRVFKMFCKRRPPLEDSKGKKNMKLQKQHNCIPDEHYVQTLLAMHDLEGELERRTITYTEWNESVTNMEKKGWHPITFSYAVAGPVQIKRIKDIRNVYYASEYRTEWCRSNSTLVPCFLFARKFSRGAAMRLLSEGVVSQFNAASIMYSTP; encoded by the exons ATGACGAAGAATTCAATGTCAGTTCGAAATGtattgtggttatggtggaagctggttgttgttgtttcactTACTCTTTGTGTATTAGCTTTTTTGAAGCTACAAAGCTATTCTCTTTCCGATTCCGAACAACTTTCCTTTTCTAGTACTTCTTCAATTTCTCGTAGATCTCGAGCTGTTGATGATTATATCGGCAATCCTAAAGTTGCTTTCCTATTTCTCGTGCGTCGGGATTTACCTCTTGATTTCCTTTGGGGAAGTTTCTTCGAG AATGCTGACACTGGTaatttttcaatatatatacattcggAGCCTGGTTTTGTGTTTGATGAGTCTACAACAAGATCGAGTTTCTTTTATGATCGCCAATTGACAAATAGCATCAAG GTAGCTTGGGGAGAATCAAGTATGATCCGAGCTGAGAAATTATTACTTGGGGCAGCACTTGATGATCCTGCAAATCAAAGATTTGTTCTCCTGTCGGACAG CTGTGTCCCACTGTACAACTTTAGCTTCATATACAACTACTTGATTGCTTCTCCGAGGAGCTTTGTGGACAG TTTTCTTGATAAAAAGGATGGTCGCTACAACCCAAAGATGTCACCCTATATACCAATGAGCAAATGGCGAAAAGGGTCACAG TGGATCACTTTAATCAGGAAGCACGCGGAAGTGGTTGCAGATGATGATGCTGTGTTTCGAGTCTTCAAGATGTTCTGCAAG AGACGTCCACCACTGGAAGACAGTAAGGGGAAAAAGAATATG AAACTTCAAAAGCAGCACAACTGCATTCCAGATGAACACTATGTGCAGACATTATTGGCG ATGCATGATTTGGAAGGAGAACTTGAACGTAGAACGATAACCTATACAGAGTGGAACGAATCTGTGacaaatatggagaaaaagggTTGGCATCCCATAACATTTAGCTATGCAGTTGCTGGACCTGTACAGATCAAGAGAATAAAG GATATTCGCAATGTTTACTATGCAAGCGAGTACAGAACAGAGTGGTGCCGGAGTAATTCTACTCTGGTCCCCTGTTTTCTGTTTGCAAGGAAATTCTCGCGGGGGGCTGCAATGCGCCTCTTGAGTGAAGGAGTAGTTTCTCAGTTCAACGCCGCCTCCATAATGTACTCAACACCATGA
- the LOC132039497 gene encoding glycosyltransferase BC10-like isoform X1: MTKNSMSVRNVLWLWWKLVVVVSLTLCVLAFLKLQSYSLSDSEQLSFSSTSSISRRSRAVDDYIGNPKVAFLFLVRRDLPLDFLWGSFFENADTGNFSIYIHSEPGFVFDESTTRSSFFYDRQLTNSIKVAWGESSMIRAEKLLLGAALDDPANQRFVLLSDSCVPLYNFSFIYNYLIASPRSFVDSFLDKKDGRYNPKMSPYIPMNKWRKGSQWITLIRKHAEVVADDDAVFRVFKMFCKRRPPLEDSKGKKNMKLQKQHNCIPDEHYVQTLLAMHDLEGELERRTITYTEWNESVTNMEKKGWHPITFSYAVAGPVQIKRIKDIRNVYYASEYRTEWCRSNSTLVPCFLFARKFSRGAAMRLLSEGVVSQFNAASIMYSTP; this comes from the exons ATGACGAAGAATTCAATGTCAGTTCGAAATGtattgtggttatggtggaagctggttgttgttgtttcactTACTCTTTGTGTATTAGCTTTTTTGAAGCTACAAAGCTATTCTCTTTCCGATTCCGAACAACTTTCCTTTTCTAGTACTTCTTCAATTTCTCGTAGATCTCGAGCTGTTGATGATTATATCGGCAATCCTAAAGTTGCTTTCCTATTTCTCGTGCGTCGGGATTTACCTCTTGATTTCCTTTGGGGAAGTTTCTTCGAG AATGCTGACACTGGTaatttttcaatatatatacattcggAGCCTGGTTTTGTGTTTGATGAGTCTACAACAAGATCGAGTTTCTTTTATGATCGCCAATTGACAAATAGCATCAAG GTAGCTTGGGGAGAATCAAGTATGATCCGAGCTGAGAAATTATTACTTGGGGCAGCACTTGATGATCCTGCAAATCAAAGATTTGTTCTCCTGTCGGACAG CTGTGTCCCACTGTATAACTTTAGCTTCATATACAACTACTTGATTGCTTCTCCGAGGAGCTTTGTGGACAG TTTTCTTGATAAAAAGGATGGTCGCTACAACCCAAAGATGTCACCCTATATACCAATGAACAAATGGCGAAAAGGGTCACAG TGGATCACTTTAATCAGGAAGCACGCGGAAGTGGTTGCAGATGATGATGCTGTGTTTCGAGTCTTCAAGATGTTCTGCAAG AGACGTCCACCACTGGAAGACAGTAAGGGGAAAAAGAATATG AAACTTCAAAAGCAGCACAACTGCATTCCAGATGAACACTATGTGCAGACATTATTGGCG ATGCATGATTTGGAAGGAGAACTTGAACGTAGAACGATAACCTATACAGAGTGGAACGAATCTGTGacaaatatggagaaaaagggTTGGCATCCCATAACATTTAGCTATGCAGTTGCTGGACCTGTACAGATCAAGAGAATAAAG GATATTCGCAATGTTTACTATGCAAGCGAGTACAGAACAGAGTGGTGCCGGAGTAATTCTACTCTGGTCCCCTGTTTTCTGTTTGCAAGGAAATTCTCGCGGGGGGCTGCAATGCGCCTCTTGAGTGAAGGAGTAGTTTCTCAGTTCAACGCCGCCTCCATAATGTACTCAACACCATGA
- the LOC132039516 gene encoding uncharacterized protein LOC132039516, which produces MNKHGRSKWSGKKVMFGVLIMGLCITAYVAGPPLYWHVSESISSSTHYSCPSCPCDCSTDQPLHSFSQGVNVSTFTDCMEHDLGVSEEEERNFTALLTDELKQMESETLENQRRADMALLEAKKMVSQYQKEADKCTSGMGTCEEAREKAEIALEAQRQITSMWELRARHQGWKQELV; this is translated from the exons atGAATAAACATGGAAGAAGCAAATGGAGTGGGAAGAAGGTGATGTTTGGGGTATTAATTATGGGATTGTGCATTACTGCTTATGTAGCTGGTCCACCCCTCTATTGGCACGTCTCTGAATCTATTTCTTCATCCACTCACTATTCTTGCCCTTCTTGTCCTTGTGATTGCTCTACTGATCAACCCCTTCATTCTTTTTCAcaag GTGTGAATGTGAGTACTTTTACAG ATTGCATGGAACATGATCTGGGGGTGAGCGAAGAAGAGGAGAGAAACTTCACAGCTCTTTTAACAGATGAATTAAAGCAAATGGAAAGTGAAACACTGGAAAACCAGAGAAGAGCAGACATGGCACTGCTCGAGGCAAAAAAGATGGTGTCCCAATATCAAAAGGAAGCAGACAAATGTACATCAGGGATGGGAACTTGTGAAGAAGCTAGAGAAAAGGCTGAAATTGCTTTAGAAGCACAGAGACAAATCACTTCTATGTGGGAACTCAGAGCACGCCATCAAGGTTGGAAACAAGAGCttgtttaa
- the LOC132039489 gene encoding pentatricopeptide repeat-containing protein At4g04370, giving the protein MHKLKLNILFHPLSTTTTKSINATLNRLSSEGAHHQALLTYNNSMLNSSIPPDPFTFPALLKSCISLNLLNHGLSLHQHIVVNGFSSDPYIGSSLISFYSSFGLTEHARKVFDTMPERNIVPWTAVIGCYARSGDFEHAFYMYNDMLREGIKPSSVTLLTLLSGVSESVYVECLHACVVKYGFMGYIALLNCMLNVYGKCGRIEYARKLFEWMDEKDIVSWNSLVSGYALVGKTGELMRLMYRMRLENTWPDHQTYGSLVSAIAKEGSAELGKVVHGQIVAAGFELDVHLETSLMFMYLKCRSMDYTFKIFERAKDKDVVLWTAIISGLVQNERADRALEVFQSMLCSRIEPSTATIASALAACAQLGSLKVGTSIHGYMLRQRIAIDTPAQNSLVTMYSKCGYLEQALVVFDMIKNRDVVSWNAIVAGNAQNGHLSMALHLFNEMRIAHQRPDSITVVSLLQICASIGAYQQGKWIHNIVVRSYLEPCVKIGTALVDMYCKCGDLCSARKCFDRIKEHDIISWSTMIAGYGSHGEGETALELYTELVRSGLTPNSVIFLSVLCACSHNGLVNQGMSLFDSMERDFKIKPELEHCACIVDLLCRAGRVKDAYYFYKTKFPEPMANALGIILDACKTKALVELRDVVATEISELDHGDAGRYVQLAHSYASMAQWEGVGKTWVQMRELGLKKLPGWSFIDLHGVITTFFMGQTSHPQQEDIILVLKNLSEEITERVIMSNIENIS; this is encoded by the coding sequence ATGCACAAGCTCAAACTCAACATCCTCTTCCACCCTCTaagcaccaccaccaccaaGTCCATCAACGCTACTCTCAACCGCCTTTCCTCAGAAGGTGCTCACCATCAAGCCTTACTCACTTACAACAACTCCATGCTCAACTCTTCCATACCACCTGACCCTTTCACTTTCCCTGCTCTTCTCAAATCCTGCATTtcccttaacctcctcaaccACGGCCTTTCCCTACACCAACATATAGTCGTTAATGGGTTTTCTTCTGATCCTTATATTGGGTCTTCTTTAATCAGTTTTTACTCTTCTTTTGGCCTTACAGAACATGCACGCAAAGTGTTCGATACAATGCCTGAGAGAAATATAGTTCCGTGGACGGCTGTTATTGGGTGTTATGCACGGAGTGGGGATTTTGAGCATGCTTtctatatgtataatgatatgtTACGTGAAGGAATAAAGCCGAGTTCTGTTACATTGTTGACGTTGCTTTCGGGTGTATCGGAGAGTGTTTATGTGGAGTGTTTGCATGCTTGTGTAGTGAAATATGGTTTTATGGGTTATATTGCTTTGTTGAATTGTATGTTGAATGTGTATGGTAAATGTGGAAGAATTGAGTATGCTAGGAAGTTGTTTGAATGGATGGATGAAAAAGAtatcgtttcttggaattctttgGTTTCAGGGTATGCTTTAGTGGGGAAAACAGGAGAATTAATGAGGTTAATGTATAGAATGAGGTTGGAAAATACATGGCCCGATCATCAAACCTATGGATCGTTGGTTTCCGCGATTGCAAAAGAAGGTAGCGCTGAATTGGGAAAAGTGGTTCATGGGCAGATAGTTGCTGCTGGATTTGAATTAGATGTGCATCTTGAGACATCACTTATGTTTATGTATTTAAAGTGCAGGAGCATGGATTATACGTTTAAGATATTTGAGCGAGCAAAAGATAAAGATGTAGTTTTGTGGACGGCTATTATCTCTGGACTTGTTCAGAATGAACGTGCAGATAGAGCACTCGAAGTGTTTCAAAGCATGTTGTGTAGCAGAATTGAACCTTCTACAGCTACCATAGCAAGTGCACTTGCAGCTTGTGCTCAATTAGGTTCATTGAAAGTAGGAACTTCTATACATGGCTACATGTTGAGGCAAAGAATAGCCATTGACACACCTGCCCAAAATTCACTTGTCACTATGTATTCAAAGTGTGGCTACTTGGAGCAAGCTCTTGTTGTTTTTGATATGATAAAGAACAGAGACGTGGTTTCCTGGAATGCAATTGTTGCAGGAAACGCTCAGAATGGACATTTATCCATGGCTTTGCATCTGTTTAATGAAATGAGGATAGCCCATCAAAGACCTGACTCAATAACTGTGGTTTCATTGCTTCAAATTTGTGCATCAATAGGAGCGTATCAGCAAGGGAAGTGGATTCACAACATTGTTGTAAGGAGCTATCTTGAACCTTGCGTCAAGATAGGTACGGCTTTGGTTGATATGTACTGCAAATGTGGTGACTTATGCAGTGCGAGGAAGTGTTTTGACAGGATCAAAGAACATGATATAATTTCATGGAGCACAATGATTGCTGGATATGGTAGTCATGGCGAAGGGGAGACTGCCTTGGAGTTGTATACGGAGCTTGTGCGAAGCGGTCTTACGCCAAATAGTGTTATCTTCTTATCCGTTCTTTGTGCCTGCAGTCATAATGGACTTGTCAACCAAGGCATGAGCTTGTTTGATTCTATGGAAAGGGATTTTAAGATTAAACCTGAACTCGAACACTGTGCATGTATAGTTGACCTACTTTGTCGAGCTGGTAGGGTGAAAGATGCATACTACTTCTATAAGACGAAATTTCCAGAACCAATGGCCAATGCTCTAGGTATAATTCTTGATGCTTGCAAAACAAAAGCCCTGGTAGAACTTAGGGATGTTGTTGCCACAGAAATCTCAGAGTTGGATCATGGGGATGCTGGAAGGTATGTGCAATTGGCTCATAGTTATGCTTCAATGGCCCAGTGGGAGGGCGTTGGTAAGACCTGGGTCCAGATGAGAGAACTTGGGCTCAAAAAGCTTCCTGGTTGGAGTTTTATTGATTTACATGGAGTAATAACAACTTTTTTCATGGGCCAAACGTCTCATCCTCAGCAGGAGGATATAATCTTGGTTCTGAAGAATTTGAGTGAAGAGATTACTGAAAGGGTAATCATGTCAAACATAGAGAATATATCATAA
- the LOC132048100 gene encoding uncharacterized protein LOC132048100: MASYAHNVVGLGIFLVMLVALVEATPPGIAYHPSHSHCSDEEIKQCKNLPHVCPKFCPNGCITECRSCKPICIDGSPPPPYSPPPSTSPPSTTPKKYKCKNKKYPSCYNQEHTCPSSCPGTCQVDCVSCKPVCNCDKPGAVCQDPRFIGADGITFYFHGKKDKDFCLVSDSDFHINAHFIGKRNENMKRDFTWVQAIGILYGTHKISVGAQKTATWDDAIDRLFLNFDGETIVLPDNEGARWQSETRPIASITRTSDTNEVIIEVENIFKIATKVVPITDKESRVHNYGIAKDDCFAHLELGFKFFSLSDEVSGVLGQTYRRNYVSRAKMDVLMPVMGGDKEFSASGLFDADCSVTKFQTPKSENEDSLNLELPSLRCKSGIYGRGVVCKR; the protein is encoded by the exons atggCATCATATGCCCACAATGTTGTGGGACTTGGGATTTTCTTGGTAATGCTTGTGGCATTAGTAGAGGCCACTCCTCCTGGAATAGCCTACCATCCAAGCCATTCTCATTGCTCTGATGAAGAGATCAAGCAATGTAAAAATCTTCCCCATGTTTGTCCCAAGTTCTGTCCTAATGGTTGCATAACTGAGTGTCGTTCTTGTAAGCCTATTTGCATTGATGGCTCACCTCCACCTCCCTATTCCCCTCCTCCGTCAACATCACCTCCATCAACAACTCCAAAGAAGTATAAGTGCAAGAACAAGAAATACCCGAGTTGCTATAATCAAGAACATACGTGCCCTAGCTCTTGCCCTGGTACTTGTCAAGTTGATTGTGTCTCTTGCAAACCTGTTTGCA ATTGTGACAAGCCAGGAGCTGTTTGCCAAGATCCACGTTTCATTGGTGCAGATGGCATTACCTTCTACTTCCATGGCAAGAAGGACAAAGATTTTTGCCTGGTCTCAGACTCTGACTTCCACATTAATGCCCACTTCATAGGAAAACGAAATGAGAACATGAAAAGAGACTTCACATGGGTTCAAGCCATCGGTATACTTTATGGTACTCACAAGATCTCTGTTGGAGCACAAAAAACAGCAACATGGGACGATGCCATCGACCGCCTTTTCCTCAACTTTGATGGTGAAACTATTGTTCTTCCCGACAACGAAGGCGCAAG GTGGCAGTCTGAAACTAGACCAATAGCCTCCATTACTCGAACCAGCGACACCAATGAAGTTATAATCGAAGTTGAAAACATTTTCAAGATTGCAACAAAGGTGGTGCCTATTACTGATAAAGAATCTAGAGTTCATAACTATGGCATAGCAAAAGATGATTGTTTTGCACATCTTGAACTTGGGTTCAAATTTTTCTCACTCAGTGATGAAGTGAGTGGTGTTTTGGGCCAAACTTATAGAAGGAACTATGTGAGCAGAGCAAAGATGGATGTTTTGATGCCTGTAATGGGAGGTGACAAAGAGTTTTCAGCTTCGGGACTCTTTGATGCTGATTGCTCTGTGACTAAGTTTCAAACACCAAAATCAGAGAATGAGGATTCGTTGAATTTGGAGCTGCCCAGCTTGAGATGCAAAAGTGGGATTTATGGACGTGGAGTTGTCTGCAAACGTTGA
- the LOC132039524 gene encoding uncharacterized protein LOC132039524 isoform X1: MVEMHIYILGELRIINAPINSNQKMNTLEKPVEEETTTKGDKEEDSVMSAAASATDGVAAAALRSVIQRIQLAAERCGRRSDQVRLVAVSKTKPVSLLKQVYDAGHRSFGENYVKELVEKAPQLPDDIEWHFIGNLQSNKVKPLLTGVPNLAMVETVDDEKIANQLNRVAGDIGRKPLKVFIQVNTSGEETKSGVEPDGCVELVKHVTSNCPNLEFCGLMTIGMPDYTSTPENFKTLARCRSEVCKALGISEDQCELSMGMSGDFELAVEMGSTNVRVGSTIFGAREYPKKQSN; encoded by the exons ATGGTTGAGATGcatatttatattttaggagAATTGCGTATCATTAATGCCCCAATAAATTCGAACCAAAAGATGAACACTCTAGAAAAACCAGTGGAAGAGGAGACAACGACGAAAGGCGACAAAGAAGAAGATTCAGTAATGTCTGCTGCTGCTTCCGCCACAGACGGCGTCGCTGCGGCGGCACTCCGATCTGTAATTCAGCGGATTCAACTCGCTGCCGAACGATGTGGCCGCAGATCGGACCAAGTAAGGCTGGTTGCTGTAAGCAAAACGAAGCCGGTATCTCTCCTCAAACAAGTCTACGATGCAGGTCACCGTTCTTTCGGTGAAAATTACGTCAAAGAGCTTGTTGAGAAAGCTCCTCAG CTTCCAGATGATATAGAGTGGCATTTCATAGGGAATTTGCAGAGCAATAAAGTCAAGCCACTTTTAA CTGGAGTGCCAAATCTTGCTATGGTGGAGACTGTAGATGATGAAAAG ATTGCAAATCAGCTTAACCGTGTGGCTGGGGACATTGGAAGAAAGCCATTGAAAGTTTTTATCCAAGTTAATACAAGTGGGGAAGAAA CTAAATCTGGTGTTGAACCAGATGGCTGTGTGGAGCTTGTGAAGCATGTTACTTCAAACTGCCCTAATCTTGAATTCTGTGGCCTGATGACTATTGGAATGCCAGATTATACGTCAACTCCTGAGAACTTTAAG ACTCTAGCAAGATGTAGAAGTGAGGTTTGCAAGGCACTTGGAATATCTGAAGATCAATGTGAGCTGTCGATGGGCATGTCGGGCGACTTTGAACTTGCT GTTGAGATGGGCAGCACAAATGTTCGAGTTGGATCTACTATATTTGGTGCAAGGGAATATCCAAAGAAGCAATCGAACTAA
- the LOC132039524 gene encoding uncharacterized protein LOC132039524 isoform X2: MVEMHIYILGELRIINAPINSNQKMNTLEKPVEEETTTKGDKEEDSVMSAAASATDGVAAAALRSVIQRIQLAAERCGRRSDQVRLVAVSKTKPVSLLKQVYDAGHRSFGENYVKELVEKAPQIANQLNRVAGDIGRKPLKVFIQVNTSGEETKSGVEPDGCVELVKHVTSNCPNLEFCGLMTIGMPDYTSTPENFKTLARCRSEVCKALGISEDQCELSMGMSGDFELAVEMGSTNVRVGSTIFGAREYPKKQSN, translated from the exons ATGGTTGAGATGcatatttatattttaggagAATTGCGTATCATTAATGCCCCAATAAATTCGAACCAAAAGATGAACACTCTAGAAAAACCAGTGGAAGAGGAGACAACGACGAAAGGCGACAAAGAAGAAGATTCAGTAATGTCTGCTGCTGCTTCCGCCACAGACGGCGTCGCTGCGGCGGCACTCCGATCTGTAATTCAGCGGATTCAACTCGCTGCCGAACGATGTGGCCGCAGATCGGACCAAGTAAGGCTGGTTGCTGTAAGCAAAACGAAGCCGGTATCTCTCCTCAAACAAGTCTACGATGCAGGTCACCGTTCTTTCGGTGAAAATTACGTCAAAGAGCTTGTTGAGAAAGCTCCTCAG ATTGCAAATCAGCTTAACCGTGTGGCTGGGGACATTGGAAGAAAGCCATTGAAAGTTTTTATCCAAGTTAATACAAGTGGGGAAGAAA CTAAATCTGGTGTTGAACCAGATGGCTGTGTGGAGCTTGTGAAGCATGTTACTTCAAACTGCCCTAATCTTGAATTCTGTGGCCTGATGACTATTGGAATGCCAGATTATACGTCAACTCCTGAGAACTTTAAG ACTCTAGCAAGATGTAGAAGTGAGGTTTGCAAGGCACTTGGAATATCTGAAGATCAATGTGAGCTGTCGATGGGCATGTCGGGCGACTTTGAACTTGCT GTTGAGATGGGCAGCACAAATGTTCGAGTTGGATCTACTATATTTGGTGCAAGGGAATATCCAAAGAAGCAATCGAACTAA